Part of the Limihaloglobus sulfuriphilus genome is shown below.
GCCGGCCTTGGTTATCGGGCCTTTTTTTTCTGATTCTCCACTGGAGTCCTCTTTAGGGGTTAAACCGAGGTATGACATAAAAGCCGGGGCTGATTCAAAACGGGCAAAATCAAAAATTTCCACCAGAATGGATATTGCCGTGATGGTCTTGATGCCGTGAAAACAACTCAAAATACCTACCATTTCGCGGTAGTCATCCGTTTCTGCCAGCGCCTCAACACGCCGATCACACCTGTCGAGCCTTTCACAACAGTTTATGTACTGGGCGAAATATGCCTCAAAGACTTCATTCAGGGCGGGCTCTTCGAAGTTTATACCACGCAGCCAGGTTATATGCTTATCTGTCCAGTGATTGCCCTGATGGTAAATATAGCTATGACGATTGAGAAACTTGAGTATGTGATGTTGTGCTCTCTGGACATCCTTTCGGGCTGTCTCACGAAGACGCACCAGCTCTCTATCTGCCTCCTGTTTCTCATTGGGAGCGTGAACCTCGGTCAACAGGCCCGCACTGTAGTACTCCTGAAGCTTCTTTGCGTCCCTGCGGTCTGTTTTTATACGAACTCCGGGTTTTACCGGTACCAGAGATGGGGCGATTACCGCACATTTAAAGCCCAGAGCCTCAATCCTGCGCTTGAGAGAAAAGCCGCAAACGCCGGCTTCATAGCAGAATTCAACCGGCCCAGGTGCCTGACGGGCTATCTTTTTTACTGCCCGTTTAATATCAGAGGGCGTATTTTTGATTGTAAATTCAACAACATTATCCCGATCAGGGTATTTTATGGCAGCTTTATGTTGTTTTTTGTGTGTATCCATTCCTACATATGTTATAATATTGTTCATAACGACCGGTACCTTTCGTATTGTATGCGGCTCTGTTGCCACAGTGTAATAACCCGCGATTGGCAGGTGCTACGTACACCTTATCGCATAAACCGTAATTATCCGGCTTATGACGAGATTTGCAACCGTTGGGGCCGGTCGTTCCATATTTTCTACTTATGGTTGACGTTTGAAAATGACAATACGGGGATGCGTGTTCTGCTTGGGCAGGTATCAGGATTTTACATTTCATATAGTCAAAGAAAAAGCCGCCAATCATTGCGATTGGCGGCTTAGCGTATGATTACAGTGGGAACTCTATTGAGGGCCTCGACATTTACGAAAAACCTGAAACAAATCTGCTACTAATATGTCGGAAAGGGTTGGGAAATTGGGAAATTGGGAAATAGGGAAAATAGGGAGGTGTTTTCCAACATACTTTCGAGCTGCATCAGGGTTTGTATTCCACTAACTTTCTCCTTTCGAGAATGTCCATCATGCATCTCTTTCTCACCGAATCAACGCCTATAATTTCTTTCTCTTTCGTTTAAAGTAATGTAACCATCAAAGACGGTTATCGCTTCGCCTCTGGACACGGGAAATGCCCAAAAACAGAAGATGAAACACTGGAACCATGAAAGGCTGTCTTCTCAGCACCTGAAAAAAACCACTTTTCGAAAAAAAGACTTGGTTTCTATCCGGGTTTGATCCCGGATAGAAACACTAACTTTCTTTCTACTTTCAGGTAATTCACGGGCCAGCGTAAATTCATATTGTTAATTGCGCAGCATAAACGATTTTATGCCGCAATGAAATTATCAGGCTGTTAATTATACATTAACTTGTAAAAGATCCACCATGGAAAACTCAGCCTTATGTAAACAACCCTGCGGGAAGCCGCAGATTGCAACAAAATACAGACTGACTCTTCACATGTCAATTTATCAACTTCGGATCTAATACTTCAAAACTTCGTGAAGAACATCTCTTTCTGTGATGCTCTCCCTTTTTCCAAGTATCACTATATTGCATGTTTAAAGGCAATTCAAGAAGAAAATTTAAAAATTTTAAGCAAAACCGTTTTGATTTTCTTAAAGTCTTTTCTGTAAAGCCTTTACATTTGTAAAATATTTATCTCTATCTTGTGGCCGGCCGCGGACTCTGCAGGCTTGAATCTTCACCTCGCCGCGTACGCAATACAAATTAAGATTATTCAGTTAGATACCATCAATTCTTCCCGCCGTATCCTGTGCCGAAAAAAAATGGCTGGTATTGAAACCTGAGTGATATTTCTATTGCCAACTGCCCGCGGACTGCTATAATATTTTTTTTCTGCAGCGATATTTAAAATCAAACTGTGCAAACCGCTACAAATTGTTCAGATTGCTATCGGTATGATCAAATATGCATGACATTCAGGAATGAAAATGGAATCAGTTAATTGTAAATACTGACAAAAAAGATAATTCCAAAAGCAGTTTTAACTGCCTCAAAGGATACCGCAATGATTACTAAAAGCAACATGAGCAATTTCTCTTTCCGCTGGAAAAACTGGAAGGACGGCAGGGCGGCCTCTGGCTGGGACCCCAACGAGCTGCCTTTGCGTGCTGAGCTGTTCACCTCTGAGCAGTTAACCCTTCATGCCAAAACCATTGCCGAAACTCATGATGTGGCTGTCAGCCGCGGGCCTAACAATCTTCTGGCACGGCTTGATCAGAACGAGGAAACACTGAGGGATTTCAATCTCTCTTCTCTCGAATTAACCCCCGAGAAACACATCACACCTGCTGCCGAATGGCTTCTTGACAACTTTTATCTCATCGAAGAGCAGATCCAGATGGCCAGGCGCCACCTGCCGCGAGGCTACAACCGTGGATTGCCGCGTCTTACTAAGGGACATTCCGAGGGCCTGCCGCGGGTTTACGACATCGTACTGGAATTTATTTCACATGTCGATGCCCAGATTGACGCTGAAACACTCGAGTCATTTATAGCCGCTTACCAGGAAATCGCACCACTTAAACTCGGCGAGTTGTGGGCCATTCCTATTATGCTGCGTCTGGGGCTTATCGAGAATCTTAAGCGAATAACAAACCGGTTAATGATAGCAAGAAAAGATAGTGAGCTTGCCAACATGTGGGTTGACCGTCTTCAGAATATGGAGCAGAAGAACCCGTCACATTTTGTTGTGGTGGTAGCAGATATGGCAAAAACCGATATCCCGCTCTCCAGCTCGTTCGTTGCCGAGTTCTGCAAGCGTCTCTCGCGGCACAGCCCGACCATGCTGCTCGCCCGTAACTGGCTTGAGCAGCGTCTCGGCGAACAGGGCTTATCTATTGAACAGCTTATACACCTTGATACCCAGAATCAGGCTGCTGACCAGGTTTCCGTCAGTCACAGTATCGCAAGTTTCCGTGCCCTGATTTCGATGGACTGGAAGCAGTTTGTTGAGGATTTGAGCAAAACAGAGCAGATTCTGCGGACAGATCCGGCAAATATTTACCATAAGATGGATTTTTCCACTCGTGACCGTTATCGCCATTCGGTTGAATTCTTCGCGAATCACACCCGTTTTTCGGAAATAGAGGTATCCCGGGCGGCTGTTAAACTCGCTGCACACAATGCCGAGCGAAAAGGCCCCGATGACCGGACCGCACATGTAGGTTATTATCTCATAGATAAAGGCCAGGCACTTCTTGGGCATAAGTTAAAACTGCGGTGGCCGCTTAGAACTCTTGTTCAGCGAACGATTAAACGCTTCCCCCTTACGTATTATGCCGGCGGGATTGGTCTGCTTACACTTCTGGGTTCAATCTGGTTTGCCCGGCAGGCGCAGGAGCTGGGAGTGCACCAGTGGGAGCTTGTTTTCTTCACGCTTACCTTTGTTCTTTGTGTAAGCCAGTTGGCGGTTTCCACAATAAACTGGCTCTCAACGATCATTCTGGAGCCGGCTACACTGCCGCGGCTTGACTATAAATCCGGTATCGAAGCGGACTGCCGCACAATGGTTGTCGTTCCGACGATGCTCACCAGTGCAGACGGTATTGATAAGCTGCTTGAAAACATGGAAATACATTACCTGGCTAACAGGGACGATAACCTTCATTTCGCGCTGCTGACAGACTTAAAAGACGCCCCAGAGGAAGTCATGCCCGATGACCAGTACCTGATCCAAATGGCAGAAGACGGGGTAAATACGCTCAACCGGAAATACCCCTGCAAAACAAAGAATCGTTTTTTCCTTTTTCATCGTCCCAGGCGGTGGAACCCCGGAGAAGGCGTATGGATGGGGTATGAACGTAAGCGGGGAAAACTTGAGGATTTAAACAATCTGCTTCGAGGCGGCCGCACAGATGGCTTCTCCGTTATAGCCGGCAATATTGATACCTTGCCAAAGATTAAATATGTCATCACCCTCGACACCGACACACAACTGCCGCGTGATGCCGCCAGGCTGTTGGTGGGCACAATGGCGCACCCATTGAACCTTCCGAGGTTCGACAGTGAAAAAGGCATCGTTACAGAGGGCTATGGAATCATGCAGCCGCGAGTTGGCGTCAGCCTGCCCACTGCCAGAACTTCCTGGTTCGTTCGGCTTAATGCCGTCGATGTAGGGATTGACCCGTACACGCTTGCGGTCTCTGATGTGTATCAGGATGTTTTTAATGACGCATCGTTTATTGGTAAAGGTATTTACGATGTGGACGCTTTTCAGCGGGCAATGGCAGGGCGTTTTCCGGAAAACATCATACTCAGCCATGACCTGCTCGAATCGTGCCACGCAAGGTGCGCTCTGGTTACAGATGTAGAGTTGTACGAAGAATTTCCGTCCCGTTTTAATGTAGATGCCGGACGAAGGCACAGGTGGATCCGGGGCGACTGGCAGATTGCCCGTTGGCTGCTGCCAAAAGTCAAGGGGGGAGGTTCTCAGAAAATTAAGAATCCTCTCTCAGGATTGTCTCAATGGAAAATTTTCGATAATCTTCGCCGAAGTCTTGTTCCTGTCGCATTTATGATATTGATGCTGGGACACTGGCTGATCATACCCGAAGTCAGCGGGCTGGGGCCTTTGCTGGTGATAGGTATAATCATCCTTCCCGGTTTATTGTCGGCTCTTGCGGATTTCTTGCGAAAACCCAAAGAACTGCCATGGACAATTCATGTGAGAACGGTTGCCGGTTCTTTTGTCCGCCAGTTATGCCAGGTCATTTTGATTTTGGTATTTTTGCCCTATGAGGCTCTGCTCAGCCTCGATGCAATCATAAGAACAATTTTTCGATTAACGGTAACGCACAAGAACCTTCTCCAATGGCAGGTATCCAGCGAATTAGAACGCAAGGATTCGCTGAGCTTAAGAGGCTTCTACGTAAGAATGTGGATTGAGCCGGTTATTGCTGCTGCTATGGGGTTGTTCCTGACCTTTATACAGCCGTCCTGGCTTTATACGGCTCTTCCGTTATTTCTGCTCTGGACAGCTGCTCCACTGATCGCGTGGTGGATAAGCCGGCCGATAAAGACTCACAAACCGGAGTTATCCGCCGAGCAGTTTATGTTCCTTCGCAAAATATCCCGACAAACATGGAGTTTCTTTGAGACGTTCGTCACAGAGAAGGAAAACTGGCTGCCGCCGGATAATTTTCAGGAAGTACCAAAACCGACAATCGCACACCGGACATCGCCCACAAATATGGGGCTGGCACTGCTTGCCAATCTTGCCGCGAGGGATTTTGGTTATGTCTCTATGGACAATATGATCCAGAGAACCCGAAATACTTTGAATACAATGACGCGGCTGAAACGTTACTGGGGGCATTTCTACAACTGGTATGATACAAAAACCCTCAGGCCGCTTCTGCCCAGGTATATTTCCAGCGTGGACAGCGGAAACCTCGCGGGACATCTCTTGACACTGGCTTCAGGGTTGAGACTGACGGCTGATGAGAATGTTTTTTCATCGGTTATAATCGAGGGGCTGCGGGATTCGGTTTTTATCCTGGTAGAGCTGGATCCTGACAATGATGACTTAAAGAAACTCGATGAGCGTTTATCTCAAACACCCTCAAGCCTTGCAGAAATATATGAACTGGTACAAACCGCAGAAAATATGGCAGATGGTATCAAGGCTTCAAATGATATCGATCAGGCACATCAGGAAGAATTTAATACATGGATTGAGACTCTCAGACAAAATTGCCGGATGCACTTAGACGAAATGCTCGTTCTGGCTCCGTGGCTTGATATGCCGTCAGATGTCTTGTGTATAGAAAAACCGCATATCCAAAATGGCTCTGATCACGAGCAGACCGACGGCCCCGCTTCTGATTCAGCCGTGAGCCGGCTTGTTCAGAATCTTGACCGGCTCAATCAGGGATTTTCTCTGCGTGATGCCGCCGGTTTCGGGCAGAATCTCTGCGCCTTGATTGATGATGCCCTCGGGGAAATACGGCAGGACCAGTCAAAACCCGGCCGCTGCCGCAATTCTCTGACCGAACTGGCTGCAAGTGTAAGAAAAACTGCCAAAGAGGCCGCTGAATATATGCAGATACTGGAAACTCTTGCACTGTCCGCTGATCAGCTCGGCATGATGGATTTTTCGTTTCTATTCGAGCCGTCCAAAGACCTCTTTGCAACCGGATTTGACGTTAACGAACTCAGGCGCGACACCAGTTACTACGATTTGCTGGCTTCTGAAGCGAGGCTGTGCAGTTATATCACAATCGCGATGGGGCAGGTGCCTCAGGAACACTGGTTCTCACTTGGCCGCGTCATGACCGCTTCCAGGGGCAGACCTATACTTGTTTCCTGGAGCGGGTCGATGTTCGAATATCTGATGCCCCTGCTTGTGATGCCCAACTATGAGGACACGCTGCTTGACAACACCTGCAAAGCTGCCGTTGAGCAGCATATAAAATACGGCAGGCTCAGAGGTGTGCCGTGGGGCATTTCAGAATCGGGCTATAATAGCAATGATGTTCATCTCAACTACCAGTACAGGGCTTTTGGTGTGCCGGGGCTTGGTCTCAAGAGAGGACTGGCTGAAGATCTGGTGATTGCTCCATACGCGACAGTAATGGCGCTGATGGTTGCCCCGCAGCAGGCGTGCCAGAATCTCCAGAGGCTTCAGGCCGAGGGGCGCTGCGGCTTATACGGTCTTTATGAAGCCGTTGATTACACACCGTCGCGTCTGCCTCCCGACGAGACCAGCGTTACGATTCGTTCATTCATGGCGCACCATCAGGGCATGAGTTTTCTTTCGCTTCTGAGCGTTCTCAGAGATGCCCCCATGCAGCGCCGTTTCATGGCGTCAGCTCTTCTTAAGGCAAACGATTTACTGCTCCAGGAACGCATACCAAAGACTGCTGTGAGTGTATTCGCCAAAGATTTGAGAAACGAAGAAACCCGCACCCTTTCCGTCAACGCAGAAGCGGCCATGCGAGTATTCAAAAATCCAAATCCGCCTATTCCAGAGGTGCACCTCTTATCCAACGGCAGGTACAATGTCGTTGTGAGCAGCGCGGGCGGCGGTTACAGCCGCTGGAACGATCTGGCTGTTACCCGCTGGAAAGAAGACTCAACACGCGACTGCTGGGGCACATTTGTCTATCTGCGTGACTTGGAATCCGGTGAATTCTGGTCAACAGCATATCAGCCGACTGTCTGCGAAGTAAAAAATTATGAAGCAATATTCATGCAGGCCAGGGCGGAATTCCGGCAGCATCTGCCGGGACTTGAAGTTCATACCGAATTGAGTGTTTCACCGGAGGATGACGTTGAGCTGCGGCGTATTACAATCACAAACAGGGCGCCGTCTCCCCGTGATATTGAGCTTACAAGCTATGCCGAAGTGGTTCTGGCACTGCCCGAAGACGATGCCGCCCACCCGGCTTTCAGCAACCTCTTCGTCCAGACAGAATTTGAGAAGGATTCCTCCGCCGTTCTCTGTACCCGAAGGGCCCGTTCTGAAGAAGAAACCCCTCCGTGGCTGCTTCACATGATGGTCGGCCATGGTGTTGATATGAGGGATATATGCTGTGAAACTGACCGGTCAAAATTTGTCGGCAGGGGCAGAAACCTTGCGTCACCGGCGGCTATGACGTCCAAAGGCCCCTTGTCAAACACATGCGGCTCAGTTCTGGATCCTATTGTTTCCTTAAGAGGCACCGTTACAGTTCCGCCCCATGGCAAGGTTACAGTGAGCGTCATTTCCGGCGTTACAGCCACCAGGCAGGAGGCGATTGGACATATACAAAAATATCAAAGCCCGCGTATGACTGACCGGGCATTTGATCTGGCGTGGACACACAGCCAGGTAACACTGCACCAGCTCAGCGCCACTGAAGCCGAGGCGCAGATATACGGCCGTCTGGCAAGTGCTCTGATCTATACAGACCCCGCACGGCGTGCCGCCGCTTCTATTTTGAGAAGAAACAGAAAAGGCCAGAGCGGGCTTTGGACCTATGGTATCTCGGGCGACTGCCCGATCGTTCTGCTGTTCATAAGCGACACGTCAAATACTGATATCATACGCCAGCTGATACAGGCCCACTCCTATTGGCGGATTAAAGGGCTGACTGTTGAATTGGTTATTATAAATCAAGACATTACAGATTACCGGCAGTCACTCAAAGAACAGATAACATCTCTGATTGCTTCAGGTACAGAATCGCATACAATCGATAAGCCCGGAGGGATTTTCGTACGTCAGCTGGAACATATCCCCAATGAGGATATGCTTCTTCTTCAGTCCGCGGCGAGGATTGTGCTCAGTGATGAAAAGGGGACCCTTGTTGAGCAGCTCAAACACAGAAGCGTTCTGGATTCGACCGTCCCGGAAATGATACCTACACGTCCCGCTGCGGTTGACTCTTCAGAACCTCTGCTTGAGCGAGAATTGATTTTCAACAACGGTTTTGGCGGCTTTACTCCCGACGGCAGCGAGTATGTCATCACTGTTAAGCCCGGCCGGATGACGCCGGCACCCTGGGTCAATGTTATCGCCGGCCCTGCTTTCGGCACTGTTGTATCTGAGAGCGGCTCTGCATACACGTGGGTTGAGAACTCGCATGAATTCCGTCTCACGACATGGAGCAACGACCCCGTCCAGGATACCGCCGGCGAGGCACTTTATATAAGAGACCAGCATACCGGCCAGTTCTGGTCACCTACGCCGCTGCCGGCAGGCGGCTCCACCCCATATGTTATCCGCCACGGCTTTGGATACACCGTTTTCGAACATACCGAAAACGGAATCGAATCCGAGCTCTGGATTTATGTGGCAATTGATGCGCCGGTAAAATTTTCTGTCTTAAAATTGCGGAACGTCTCTGATCGCCCAAGAAGGATTTCTGTTAACGGTTACTGGGAATGGGTCCTTGGCGATTTGAGAGAGAACAATCTGCTGCACGTTCAGACCGAAGTGGATTTGAAGACAGGGGCCTTGCTGGCTCGTAATTTCTACAACACGGAATTCCGCGAACGCATTGCGTTTGTTGATGTCCAGAATTCAACGCGAACAGTAACCGGCGACCGCAAAGAGTTTATCGGCCGAAACGGCAATCTTGCAAATCCGGCCTCACTTAAACGCGACAGGCTTTCAAACAAAACTGGTGCAGGCATGGATCCCTGCGGAGCGGTTCAGGTAGCTTTCGATTTGCCTGTGGGACAGGTAAAGGAAACCTGTTTTCGCCTCGGAGTCGGCCGCAGCAAGAGCGATGTACGTGAGCTGATCAATCGCTTCAGGCGCACGGGCTCATATGCAAATGCCCTTGATAATGTACGGGATTACTGGAGCCGAACACTGGGAGCTGTTAATGTAGATACTCCAGACCCTGCCGTAAACGTGCTGGCAAACGGATGGCTTATGTACCAGACAATCAGCAGCAGGATCTGGGGACGCACCGGATTTTATCAGTCCGGAGGCGCCTTTGGATTTCGTGACCAGCTGCAGGATGTCATGGCTGCTATTCACGCAGCGCCGGAACTTACACGCAGCCATCTTCTGCGTGCAGCGGCTCATCAATTCCGCAACGGTGATGTCCAGCATTGGTGGCACCCTCCGGCAGGGCGCGGCGTCCGCACACATTTTTCTGATGATTATCTCTGGCTGCCATACGCCACATGCAGGTACGTTGCCTGTGTTGCCGACACCGGAGTCCTGGACGAAAAGGTTCATTTCCTCGAAGGAAGGCTTCTAAATCCCAAAGAGGAGGCATATTACGATTTACCGAGCCGTTCAGACGATGCTGAGACGCTTTACAGCCACTGCGTCAGAGCAATTGAATACGGGCTCAAATTCGGTGAACACGGACTGCCGCTTATCGGCTGCGGAGACTGGAATGACGGAATGAACCTGGTTGGCCACCAGGGACGCGGCGAAAGCGTCTGGCTGGCATTCTTCCTCTACGATGTGCTGATTCAGTTTTCTCAACTGGCTCTTTCACGCCATGACAACAGCTTTGCCCATCGCTGCATCAGCCAGGCCGCCCAGCTCAAGGAAAACATTGAACGGCACGGCTGGGACGGGCAATGGTACCGCCGCGCATACTTCGACAACGGAAGCCCCCTCGGCTCACATTCGAACCCTGAGTGTCAGATTGATTCCATCCCGCAAAGCTGGTCAGTCATCAGCGGTTACGGCGAAACGCTGAGGTCAGAACAGGCGATGAAATCAGTGGAAAAACGTCTTGTGAAACGCGACACAAAAATCATACAGCTGTTTGATCCGCCTTTTGATAAATCTGATCTTAATCCAGGTTATATCAAGGGGTACATGCCTGGTGTCCGTGAGAACGGCGGGCAATACACCCACGCTGCGGTATGGTCCACCATGGCGTTTGCAATGCTGGGAAAGAACGAGCTGGCATGGGAACTGTTTAATATGATCAATCCCGTAAACCACGGCTCCACTCCGCAGTCCATTGCGACATACAAGGTTGAACCATACGTAGTAGCCGCGGATGTCTATGGCGTAGCGCCGCACGAGGGCAGGGGCGGCTGGACATGGTACACAGGTTCAGCGGGCTGGATGTACAGGCTTATCGTAGAAACACTGCTGGGGCTTAATCTTGAGGTTGACAAATTGCGGCTGGAACCGCGTATGCCGAAAACCTGGGACTCGTTTAAGATCCATTACAGGTACCGCCAGACTGTTTATCATATCGAGATTGCCCGAATCCCGCAGGGCTCGGCAGATACTGATAAGCTCTCAGTTGACGGGATTGAAATGCCTGATATGGTAATACCCCTTAAGGACGACCGAGTTGATCACCACGTCAGTATGAAAATTCGTTCGTCAGAATAAAAATTCGGTTATACCCTGAGATTGATAGAGCTTGATTTTATCAGAAGTTCCACAAAAAATGCCACACACATCGCGAGATGCTTTTGGAATTTAGCTTGCAAATTCACTAATAAAGTGGTATTTAGAAAACTTTTGGATGAAAGTACAGGTTAAACAGCAAAGTCTGCAATTAGTATTGATTGTATTTAAGGAAATATCATGAAGAGATTTACGTTTGTTTTTACATTGTTAATATTTGCATCTTTAGCGGCCGCGGAAATTCGTTTGCCGGCTATCTTCGGTGATAACATGGTCTTACAGCGCCAAGACAAGGTCGCCGTCTGGGGTTGGGCAAATCCCGGCGAAAAAGTTAAGGTCTCACCGTCGTGGGGCTGGTTCGGCTTCTATTCACAAAAAACATCAGCCGATGAGAACGGCCGCTGGAAGGTATATATCAAGACCGGCAAGGCAAAGGGGCCCCAGAAACTTACAATAAAAGGCGAGCAAAATACCGTTGAGCTCTCCAATATTCTTCTCGGAGAGGTCTGGCTCTGCTCTGGCCAGTCAAACATGGCATGGACTCTTGGTGCGTTCGAAAATACAGAACAGGACATAGCCGCGGCGGATTTTCCCCAGATGCGCCTTTTTACCGTGCAAAGGGAAATCTCGCGGCAGCCGCTGGATGACTGCAGCGGGAAGTGGGAGCCGTGTTCACCCAAGACTGCGGCGGCTTTTTCTGCTGTGGCTTATTATTTCGGCCGTACGCTGCATAACGAGCTTGATGTGCCGGTTGGCCTTATCAACAGCTCCTGGGGCGGTACTGTTGCCGAAGCGTGGACCAGCCGCGATGCACTGGCAGAAGGTGGGTTTGAGTCTATATTTGACCGCCAGAGAGAGCATGAAGAAAATTTCGAAAAAACTTACGAGCAATACCTCAAGAACCTGGAGAACTGGAGAGCCCAGGCCGAAAAAGCCAAAGAAGAAGGTAAGCCCGAACCTCCTAAGCCCGGTGAGCCAAAAGACTTCCATGCAAACAGCCCCAGTGCTCTCTACAATGCAATGATCAATCCGCTGGTACCTTTCACATTCAAGGGAACTATCTGGTATCAGGGAGAATCGAACCGCACCAGGGCGTTTGAGTATAAGAGCCTTTTCCCGACGCTTATCCAAAACTGGCGGAATGTGTTTGACTATAAAAAGATGCCGTTCTATTTTGTTCAGCTGGCATCTTACCGTTACGGAAGCGGAGATCAGCCGCTTTATCTCGCCGAACTTCGCGAGGCACAGCTGCTGACCCTGAAGGGTGTGCCCAATACAGGAATGGCGGTAACTACCGATATTAGCGATATTAAAAATATTCACCCCCATCAGAAAGAGCAGGTTGGAAAACGTCTGGCACTGTGGGCACTTGCAAAGGATTACGGCAAAAGAGTACAGTATTCCGGCCCGATATACGACGAAATGGAGGTCGAAAACGGGCGGATAAGGATACATTTCCGCCACACTGCCGATGGGTTGGCTGCCAAAGACGGGCCTCTTGAGTGGTTTGAAATCGCAGGTCTTGACGGAGAATTTGTAGAGGCAAACGCCGTTATCGACGATGATACCGTAATCGTCTCAAGCCCTGATGTACCCGAACCGGCGCATGTGCGTTTCGGATACCATGAGCTGGCAGAGCCGAACCTCTTTAACTCGGCAGGCCTGCCGGCGTCGCCTTTCCGGACAGACTCGCTGCCCTGGCTGACAGAACCTAAATAATATGTCAAAAGAAATTGAAGCCATATACATTCCTGATACCTCGACAGAGCTTGACTGCCTTCTGTTTACGGCGAGTGTGCCGGCTGGTTTTCCCTCTCCGGCAGCCGATTATGAGGAAAACCGGCTCGATCTGAACAAACATCTGATCCAGAATCCGGCTTCAACTTTTTTTGTGCGTGTCAGCGGCGATTCAATGGTCGGTGCAGGGATACACTCCGGCGATATTCTCATTGTTGACCGAAGCCTCGAGCCTCGCAGCGGCAAGGTTGTCATCGCCGTCGTTGACGCAGAGCTGACGGTAAAACGCATCCGGTTCAAAAATTCGCCCAA
Proteins encoded:
- a CDS encoding glycoside hydrolase family 94 protein, whose protein sequence is MITKSNMSNFSFRWKNWKDGRAASGWDPNELPLRAELFTSEQLTLHAKTIAETHDVAVSRGPNNLLARLDQNEETLRDFNLSSLELTPEKHITPAAEWLLDNFYLIEEQIQMARRHLPRGYNRGLPRLTKGHSEGLPRVYDIVLEFISHVDAQIDAETLESFIAAYQEIAPLKLGELWAIPIMLRLGLIENLKRITNRLMIARKDSELANMWVDRLQNMEQKNPSHFVVVVADMAKTDIPLSSSFVAEFCKRLSRHSPTMLLARNWLEQRLGEQGLSIEQLIHLDTQNQAADQVSVSHSIASFRALISMDWKQFVEDLSKTEQILRTDPANIYHKMDFSTRDRYRHSVEFFANHTRFSEIEVSRAAVKLAAHNAERKGPDDRTAHVGYYLIDKGQALLGHKLKLRWPLRTLVQRTIKRFPLTYYAGGIGLLTLLGSIWFARQAQELGVHQWELVFFTLTFVLCVSQLAVSTINWLSTIILEPATLPRLDYKSGIEADCRTMVVVPTMLTSADGIDKLLENMEIHYLANRDDNLHFALLTDLKDAPEEVMPDDQYLIQMAEDGVNTLNRKYPCKTKNRFFLFHRPRRWNPGEGVWMGYERKRGKLEDLNNLLRGGRTDGFSVIAGNIDTLPKIKYVITLDTDTQLPRDAARLLVGTMAHPLNLPRFDSEKGIVTEGYGIMQPRVGVSLPTARTSWFVRLNAVDVGIDPYTLAVSDVYQDVFNDASFIGKGIYDVDAFQRAMAGRFPENIILSHDLLESCHARCALVTDVELYEEFPSRFNVDAGRRHRWIRGDWQIARWLLPKVKGGGSQKIKNPLSGLSQWKIFDNLRRSLVPVAFMILMLGHWLIIPEVSGLGPLLVIGIIILPGLLSALADFLRKPKELPWTIHVRTVAGSFVRQLCQVILILVFLPYEALLSLDAIIRTIFRLTVTHKNLLQWQVSSELERKDSLSLRGFYVRMWIEPVIAAAMGLFLTFIQPSWLYTALPLFLLWTAAPLIAWWISRPIKTHKPELSAEQFMFLRKISRQTWSFFETFVTEKENWLPPDNFQEVPKPTIAHRTSPTNMGLALLANLAARDFGYVSMDNMIQRTRNTLNTMTRLKRYWGHFYNWYDTKTLRPLLPRYISSVDSGNLAGHLLTLASGLRLTADENVFSSVIIEGLRDSVFILVELDPDNDDLKKLDERLSQTPSSLAEIYELVQTAENMADGIKASNDIDQAHQEEFNTWIETLRQNCRMHLDEMLVLAPWLDMPSDVLCIEKPHIQNGSDHEQTDGPASDSAVSRLVQNLDRLNQGFSLRDAAGFGQNLCALIDDALGEIRQDQSKPGRCRNSLTELAASVRKTAKEAAEYMQILETLALSADQLGMMDFSFLFEPSKDLFATGFDVNELRRDTSYYDLLASEARLCSYITIAMGQVPQEHWFSLGRVMTASRGRPILVSWSGSMFEYLMPLLVMPNYEDTLLDNTCKAAVEQHIKYGRLRGVPWGISESGYNSNDVHLNYQYRAFGVPGLGLKRGLAEDLVIAPYATVMALMVAPQQACQNLQRLQAEGRCGLYGLYEAVDYTPSRLPPDETSVTIRSFMAHHQGMSFLSLLSVLRDAPMQRRFMASALLKANDLLLQERIPKTAVSVFAKDLRNEETRTLSVNAEAAMRVFKNPNPPIPEVHLLSNGRYNVVVSSAGGGYSRWNDLAVTRWKEDSTRDCWGTFVYLRDLESGEFWSTAYQPTVCEVKNYEAIFMQARAEFRQHLPGLEVHTELSVSPEDDVELRRITITNRAPSPRDIELTSYAEVVLALPEDDAAHPAFSNLFVQTEFEKDSSAVLCTRRARSEEETPPWLLHMMVGHGVDMRDICCETDRSKFVGRGRNLASPAAMTSKGPLSNTCGSVLDPIVSLRGTVTVPPHGKVTVSVISGVTATRQEAIGHIQKYQSPRMTDRAFDLAWTHSQVTLHQLSATEAEAQIYGRLASALIYTDPARRAAASILRRNRKGQSGLWTYGISGDCPIVLLFISDTSNTDIIRQLIQAHSYWRIKGLTVELVIINQDITDYRQSLKEQITSLIASGTESHTIDKPGGIFVRQLEHIPNEDMLLLQSAARIVLSDEKGTLVEQLKHRSVLDSTVPEMIPTRPAAVDSSEPLLERELIFNNGFGGFTPDGSEYVITVKPGRMTPAPWVNVIAGPAFGTVVSESGSAYTWVENSHEFRLTTWSNDPVQDTAGEALYIRDQHTGQFWSPTPLPAGGSTPYVIRHGFGYTVFEHTENGIESELWIYVAIDAPVKFSVLKLRNVSDRPRRISVNGYWEWVLGDLRENNLLHVQTEVDLKTGALLARNFYNTEFRERIAFVDVQNSTRTVTGDRKEFIGRNGNLANPASLKRDRLSNKTGAGMDPCGAVQVAFDLPVGQVKETCFRLGVGRSKSDVRELINRFRRTGSYANALDNVRDYWSRTLGAVNVDTPDPAVNVLANGWLMYQTISSRIWGRTGFYQSGGAFGFRDQLQDVMAAIHAAPELTRSHLLRAAAHQFRNGDVQHWWHPPAGRGVRTHFSDDYLWLPYATCRYVACVADTGVLDEKVHFLEGRLLNPKEEAYYDLPSRSDDAETLYSHCVRAIEYGLKFGEHGLPLIGCGDWNDGMNLVGHQGRGESVWLAFFLYDVLIQFSQLALSRHDNSFAHRCISQAAQLKENIERHGWDGQWYRRAYFDNGSPLGSHSNPECQIDSIPQSWSVISGYGETLRSEQAMKSVEKRLVKRDTKIIQLFDPPFDKSDLNPGYIKGYMPGVRENGGQYTHAAVWSTMAFAMLGKNELAWELFNMINPVNHGSTPQSIATYKVEPYVVAADVYGVAPHEGRGGWTWYTGSAGWMYRLIVETLLGLNLEVDKLRLEPRMPKTWDSFKIHYRYRQTVYHIEIARIPQGSADTDKLSVDGIEMPDMVIPLKDDRVDHHVSMKIRSSE